A section of the Thauera chlorobenzoica genome encodes:
- a CDS encoding type II secretion system F family protein gives MSRYRYRALAADGRRVRGELEAGDLAELEHRLRALGLMLINGEPCRRPGWFGRRVPRRELIHFCFHLEQLLSAGVPPFDSLAALRDASTHPRTHAMACALLAAVERGKPLSEAAAALPGAFSAVAVSLLRAGEAAGTLPQAIRDIGSALTRDDELAAHARRIAIYPAIVGSILLLAVIVALTQLVPELEQLARSTGQALPLQTRILVGLSHGVRDWGGALLLVLASGITAGTWALARSAALRLRADALRLALPLVGDILHKLALARFAALFATLYGAGINILDALRATEEAVGNRVLRAGLRAAGRSIEQGQTISDAFAAAGVFPPLVTRMLKLGEHTGALERALGNVATLYQREATESIARLQAAAEPALTLLMGGLLLWIASAVLGPIYALTSHLPG, from the coding sequence ATGAGCCGCTACCGCTACCGTGCGCTCGCCGCCGACGGCCGCCGCGTGCGCGGTGAGCTTGAAGCCGGCGACCTCGCCGAACTCGAACACCGCCTCCGTGCCCTCGGGCTGATGCTGATCAACGGAGAACCCTGCCGCCGCCCCGGGTGGTTCGGCAGGCGCGTACCACGCCGCGAGCTGATCCATTTCTGCTTCCACCTCGAACAGCTGCTGAGCGCCGGCGTGCCCCCCTTCGACAGCCTGGCCGCGTTGCGCGACGCCAGCACCCACCCCCGCACCCACGCCATGGCGTGTGCACTGCTCGCCGCGGTCGAGCGCGGCAAACCCCTGTCCGAGGCTGCCGCCGCGCTGCCCGGCGCCTTTTCCGCGGTGGCGGTCAGCCTGCTGCGCGCCGGCGAAGCCGCCGGCACCCTGCCGCAGGCGATCCGCGACATCGGCAGCGCCCTCACACGCGACGACGAGCTCGCCGCCCACGCCCGGCGGATCGCGATCTATCCGGCCATCGTCGGCAGCATCCTGCTGCTCGCGGTCATCGTCGCCCTCACCCAGCTCGTGCCCGAACTCGAGCAGCTGGCGCGCAGCACCGGCCAGGCCCTGCCGCTGCAGACCCGGATCCTGGTCGGCCTGTCGCACGGCGTGCGCGACTGGGGCGGGGCGCTGTTGCTCGTGCTCGCCAGCGGCATCACCGCCGGCACCTGGGCGCTGGCGCGCTCGGCCGCACTGCGCCTGCGCGCGGATGCCCTCCGGCTCGCCCTGCCGCTGGTCGGTGACATCCTCCACAAGCTCGCCCTCGCCCGCTTCGCGGCCCTCTTCGCCACCCTGTACGGTGCCGGGATCAACATCCTCGACGCCCTGCGCGCCACCGAAGAAGCGGTCGGCAACCGCGTGCTGCGCGCCGGGCTGCGCGCCGCCGGGCGCAGCATCGAGCAGGGGCAGACGATCTCCGACGCCTTCGCCGCCGCCGGGGTGTTTCCTCCCCTGGTGACGCGGATGCTCAAGCTCGGCGAGCACACCGGCGCGCTCGAGCGCGCCCTGGGCAACGTCGCCACCCTCTACCAGCGCGAAGCCACCGAGAGCATCGCGCGCCTGCAGGCCGCAGCCGAACCCGCCCTGACCCTGCTCATGGGCGGCCTGCTGCTGTGGATCGCCAGCGCCGTGCTCGGCCCGATCTACGCTCTCACCAGCCACCTGCCGGGGTAG
- a CDS encoding KpsF/GutQ family sugar-phosphate isomerase, which translates to MDPIPAPADSRAVALARRVLRIEADAVSALAGRIGAEFERAVDIILKRNGRVIVTGIGKSGHIARKLAATLASTGTPAYFVHAAEAAHGDLGMITPEDVVIALSNSGSSEEVLTIVPLVKRQGARLIAMTGKADSPLARQADVHLEAAVAEEACPLNLAPTASTTAALALGDALAVALLDARGFAAEDFARSHPGGTLGRRLLTHVGDVMRPAAAVPMVAAEAPLTAALLAMTAGGMGMTAVTASDGRPQGIFTDGDLRRALERGCDVRSARVGTVMSRNPRTIGPAALAAEAAEIMERQRISQLLVVDADGRLAGALTTHDLMLAKVI; encoded by the coding sequence ATGGACCCCATTCCTGCTCCCGCCGACAGCCGTGCAGTCGCACTCGCCCGCCGCGTGCTGCGCATCGAGGCGGATGCCGTGTCGGCGCTGGCCGGGCGCATCGGTGCCGAGTTCGAACGCGCGGTCGACATCATCCTGAAGCGCAACGGCAGGGTCATCGTCACCGGCATCGGCAAGTCCGGCCACATCGCGCGCAAGCTCGCCGCCACGCTGGCGAGCACCGGCACCCCGGCATATTTCGTGCACGCGGCCGAAGCCGCCCACGGCGACCTCGGCATGATCACCCCCGAAGACGTGGTCATCGCCCTGTCGAACTCGGGCAGCAGCGAGGAAGTACTCACCATCGTGCCCCTGGTCAAACGCCAGGGCGCACGCCTGATCGCAATGACCGGCAAGGCCGACTCCCCGCTGGCGCGCCAGGCCGACGTCCACCTCGAGGCCGCCGTCGCCGAGGAGGCCTGTCCGCTCAACCTCGCCCCCACCGCCAGCACCACCGCCGCCCTCGCGCTGGGCGACGCGCTCGCGGTGGCGCTGCTCGACGCGCGCGGTTTCGCCGCCGAGGACTTCGCCCGCTCGCACCCGGGCGGCACACTCGGGCGCCGCCTGCTCACCCATGTCGGCGACGTCATGCGCCCGGCGGCGGCGGTGCCGATGGTCGCAGCCGAAGCCCCACTCACCGCGGCGCTGCTGGCGATGACCGCCGGCGGCATGGGCATGACTGCGGTCACCGCCAGCGACGGACGGCCGCAGGGCATCTTCACCGACGGCGACCTGCGCCGCGCCCTCGAAAGAGGCTGCGACGTGCGCAGCGCCCGGGTCGGCACAGTGATGAGCCGCAACCCGCGCACCATCGGCCCAGCCGCACTCGCTGCCGAAGCGGCCGAAATCATGGAGCGCCAGCGCATCAGCCAGCTGCTGGTGGTCGATGCCGACGGCCGCCTGGCCGGCGCCCTGACCACGCACGACCTGATGCTCGCCAAGGTGATCTGA
- a CDS encoding type II secretion system protein has product MPALTPAAHLRPVPAKPFQTRRGRRSERGFTLAELALVLFIIALLGGSLLVPLGSRVEARDRQLTLERLRDIQHALSGFAIIHGRLPCASTEADPLSPHYGLEDAAPCSFASEGRLPWRTLGMPAHDAWGSPRRQPQDDWAGHWRYRVDPEFATGPIDAATLPTANLQIRALDDTRITTSTSQAVAIVYSTGPNRSADGYNAAYSAASPVYQAGEAGAGFDDLLVWIGRPLLVARLAQAGRL; this is encoded by the coding sequence ATGCCTGCCCTGACGCCCGCCGCCCATCTCCGTCCCGTCCCCGCGAAGCCCTTCCAGACCCGCCGTGGGCGGCGATCCGAGCGCGGTTTCACCCTCGCCGAACTCGCCCTCGTGCTGTTCATCATCGCCCTGCTCGGCGGCAGCCTGCTCGTGCCGCTGGGCAGCCGCGTCGAAGCCCGCGACCGCCAGCTCACCCTCGAGCGCCTGCGCGACATCCAGCACGCCCTGAGCGGCTTCGCCATCATTCACGGCCGCCTGCCCTGCGCCAGCACCGAAGCCGACCCACTCAGCCCGCACTACGGCCTCGAGGACGCCGCTCCCTGCAGCTTCGCCAGCGAAGGCCGCCTGCCCTGGCGCACCCTGGGGATGCCCGCCCACGACGCCTGGGGCAGTCCGCGCCGCCAGCCGCAGGACGACTGGGCCGGGCACTGGCGCTACCGGGTCGACCCGGAATTCGCCACCGGCCCGATCGATGCCGCCACCCTGCCGACGGCCAACCTGCAGATCCGCGCGCTCGACGACACCCGCATCACCACCAGCACCTCGCAGGCGGTGGCGATCGTCTATTCGACCGGTCCCAACCGCAGCGCCGACGGCTACAACGCTGCCTACTCGGCCGCATCCCCGGTGTACCAGGCCGGAGAGGCGGGCGCCGGGTTCGATGACCTGCTGGTCTGGATCGGCCGCCCCCTGCTCGTCGCCCGCCTTGCCCAGGCCGGACGCCTGTAG
- a CDS encoding prepilin-type N-terminal cleavage/methylation domain-containing protein, with the protein MQHRQAGFTLVEIAVVLLIIGLLLSGVLKGQALLDSARVKNLAQDFASIPALIHAYQDKYRALPGDDGAAQRHLCLDGSACATPGNGNGVIDGSWHAEGETESFRLWQHLRLAELVGGSTNPAEPGYLPRNAFGGRIGVQRGGEPAVLGISGSLVVCSTGIPGKLVHQLDISVDDGDPATGAMRAASGEISAPSIVSATNPLDEAGSYTVCARL; encoded by the coding sequence ATGCAACATCGCCAGGCAGGCTTCACCCTCGTCGAAATCGCCGTCGTGCTGCTGATCATCGGCCTGCTGCTGAGCGGCGTCCTGAAAGGCCAGGCCCTGCTCGACAGCGCCCGGGTGAAAAATCTCGCGCAGGACTTCGCCAGCATTCCCGCGCTGATCCACGCCTACCAGGACAAGTACCGCGCGCTGCCCGGCGACGATGGCGCCGCGCAGCGTCACCTGTGCCTCGACGGCAGCGCATGCGCGACACCGGGCAACGGCAACGGGGTCATCGACGGCAGCTGGCATGCCGAGGGCGAAACCGAAAGCTTCCGCCTGTGGCAGCACCTGCGCCTGGCCGAACTCGTCGGCGGCAGCACCAACCCGGCCGAGCCCGGCTACCTGCCACGCAATGCCTTCGGCGGCCGGATCGGCGTGCAGCGCGGCGGAGAGCCCGCGGTGCTCGGCATCTCCGGCAGCCTGGTGGTGTGCTCGACGGGAATCCCCGGCAAGCTCGTGCACCAGCTCGATATCAGCGTCGACGACGGCGACCCCGCAACCGGCGCGATGCGCGCCGCCAGCGGCGAAATCAGCGCGCCGAGCATCGTATCGGCGACGAACCCGCTCGACGAAGCCGGCAGCTACACCGTCTGCGCCCGCCTGTGA